The Methanomethylovorans hollandica DSM 15978 genome includes a region encoding these proteins:
- a CDS encoding PQQ-dependent sugar dehydrogenase, with the protein MKWSYLGIIGLIALIILWAGYSQLGVRPSVIDDDPADIELPPGFRIEVFADGLGDSLISYPGPAPGPRMMLLKDGMLMVSIPNKGLIAVLPDLNKDHKADSAEVFIDGLNRPHGLDYSDGWFYIAEEDRLIRVKDADNNFIAEKETIEVLIDNIPTGGHATRTVKVHNGSLYMSMGSSCNACYETDIRRAAITRCDLNGNNCTVFSSGMRNAVGMAFHPVTGKLYATENSRDWLGDDLPPDEINLVEQGKDYGWPVCYGKSIHDTDFDKNTYIRNPCEDSTPSLIDLQAHSAPLGLNFYYGNSFPAEYFGNMFVCFHGSWNRQEPTGYKVVRINMNDLTVHDFATGWLKGDNVIGRPVDVIVSDDGSLFVSDDNEGRIYRIYYAG; encoded by the coding sequence ATGAAATGGAGCTATCTGGGAATTATTGGCCTTATTGCGCTTATTATACTATGGGCTGGTTACAGTCAGCTGGGTGTGCGGCCTTCTGTGATCGATGATGATCCTGCTGATATCGAGCTGCCCCCCGGTTTCAGAATAGAAGTTTTTGCTGATGGTCTCGGTGATAGTCTTATATCTTATCCGGGCCCTGCTCCTGGTCCTCGCATGATGCTGCTTAAAGATGGCATGCTTATGGTGTCAATTCCAAACAAAGGTCTGATAGCAGTACTTCCTGATCTGAACAAAGATCATAAGGCAGATAGTGCGGAAGTGTTCATAGATGGCTTGAACCGCCCTCATGGCCTGGACTATTCCGATGGCTGGTTCTATATAGCTGAAGAGGACAGGCTTATCAGAGTAAAAGATGCTGACAATAACTTTATTGCGGAAAAGGAGACCATTGAAGTACTGATAGACAATATTCCCACTGGCGGCCATGCTACAAGAACGGTAAAAGTTCACAATGGCAGTCTGTACATGAGCATGGGCTCTTCATGCAATGCATGCTACGAAACGGACATAAGAAGAGCAGCCATAACACGCTGTGATCTGAACGGTAACAATTGTACAGTGTTCTCCTCAGGCATGAGAAATGCCGTTGGCATGGCTTTTCATCCTGTCACAGGCAAGTTATATGCTACCGAGAATAGCAGGGATTGGCTGGGTGATGATCTGCCGCCGGATGAGATAAATCTGGTGGAACAAGGTAAAGATTATGGGTGGCCTGTATGCTACGGCAAAAGTATACACGACACTGATTTCGATAAGAACACATACATCCGGAACCCATGCGAGGATTCGACGCCCAGCCTTATAGACCTCCAGGCTCATTCGGCTCCTCTGGGACTTAATTTCTATTATGGCAATTCTTTCCCTGCAGAATATTTCGGGAATATGTTCGTATGTTTCCATGGTTCATGGAACAGGCAGGAACCCACAGGTTATAAAGTAGTGCGTATTAACATGAACGATCTGACAGTTCATGATTTTGCTACAGGCTGGCTTAAGGGAGACAATGTAATTGGCAGACCTGTTGATGTAATAGTCAGTGATGACGGTTCTCTGTTTGTGAGTGATGATAACGAGGGCCGGATATACAGGATATACTATGCTGGCTGA
- the budA gene encoding acetolactate decarboxylase: MRRSIIQMICFLFLISVCSSGCIGTEKEPGIKEYGTDVIYQISTIDALLAGMYEGDLTVAELKQHGDLGLGTFNDLDGEMVLLDGIVYQVKADGVAYRVKDSVKTPFATVTKFENDISGTTDREMNNTELNRYIGTLMPSRNLMYAIRIDGDFSYMKTRSVPAQEKPYPRLAEVTKDQPTFEFENVSGTIVGFWLSEYVGNVNVPGYHLHFINSNGSTGGHVLEYMIRSGNIEIDITDGFYLQFPATADFLYADLSEDLTEELVQIEK; encoded by the coding sequence ATGAGAAGATCAATAATTCAAATGATATGCTTTTTGTTTCTTATCTCAGTCTGTTCTTCAGGCTGCATAGGCACAGAAAAAGAACCAGGTATTAAAGAATATGGTACTGATGTCATATACCAGATATCAACTATCGATGCATTGCTGGCAGGTATGTATGAGGGAGATCTGACAGTAGCCGAATTAAAACAACATGGTGATCTTGGCCTTGGGACATTCAATGATCTTGACGGGGAAATGGTGTTACTGGATGGTATTGTCTACCAGGTGAAGGCTGATGGTGTGGCATACAGGGTAAAAGACTCTGTAAAAACACCGTTTGCAACTGTGACAAAATTCGAGAACGATATATCTGGAACTACAGACCGGGAAATGAACAATACGGAACTTAACAGATATATTGGAACTTTAATGCCGAGCAGGAACCTGATGTATGCCATAAGAATAGATGGTGATTTCAGTTACATGAAGACACGTAGTGTTCCTGCGCAGGAGAAACCATACCCCAGACTTGCAGAAGTTACAAAGGACCAGCCCACATTTGAATTTGAAAATGTCTCTGGTACAATAGTGGGTTTCTGGCTTTCGGAGTATGTTGGAAATGTAAACGTTCCGGGCTATCACCTTCACTTCATTAACAGTAATGGAAGTACAGGAGGTCATGTTCTGGAATATATGATCAGATCAGGGAACATAGAAATAGATATTACCGATGGTTTCTACCTCCAGTTTCCAGCAACTGCAGATTTCTTATATGCTGATCTCAGTGAAGATCTAACAGAGGAACTTGTACAAATAGAGAAATAA
- a CDS encoding nucleoside deaminase, which yields MDSFMQCAIEEAKKGLAEGGIPIGSVLVRNGQIVSRGHNMRVQENDPLAHAEIVCIRNSGRLGNYSDTILYSTLMPCYLCAGAAVQFGIKKVIVGESENFPGGPEFMREHGIEVTDLGICECIEMMKRFIKDRPDLWYEDIGK from the coding sequence ATGGACAGTTTTATGCAATGTGCCATTGAGGAGGCAAAGAAAGGACTTGCTGAGGGAGGTATTCCCATAGGGTCCGTACTTGTAAGGAACGGGCAGATAGTTAGCCGGGGCCATAACATGAGGGTACAGGAAAACGATCCCTTGGCGCATGCTGAGATCGTCTGTATACGCAATTCAGGACGCCTTGGTAATTATAGTGATACTATCCTTTACTCAACACTGATGCCCTGTTATCTGTGTGCAGGTGCTGCTGTTCAGTTCGGTATAAAAAAAGTCATAGTAGGAGAGTCCGAGAATTTCCCAGGGGGTCCTGAATTTATGAGGGAACACGGGATAGAGGTAACAGATCTAGGCATCTGCGAGTGCATAGAAATGATGAAAAGATTCATCAAGGACAGACCGGACCTCTGGTATGAGGATATAGGAAAATGA
- a CDS encoding ABC1 kinase family protein, translated as MFKKARRYFTIVRVFIKYNLFFLLYKDIKSNYISNSKCTCSLDIENRGGAAKLRDAFEELGPSFIKLGQMLSRRPDLVPRTYVIELQKLQDKVKPLDFNRMRPSFETGCVCNALGKTGEHTGVNYGVQDILEVFEEFDTQPIASASIGQVYKGVLDGKKIAVKISRPGLIDIINLDLAIIDDMKPLIVKIAGLGNNFDVDAFLREFREVLTSELDYRIEARNMIRFYDNFKDDENVLIPGVYTDYSRESILVMDFVEGVQVKDLEDVDQATRTHYAKLIAASYLKQVYIDGFYHADPHGGNILVKDGKIAFIDFGAVGKLDNELKRDMLNLFYGVYAENVEIASDAFLKIGKLRKEEVDIGRFRRDMDDLIADQKYGLGERQSDNYAKIALKYNMSLPSEFSTLEKALLLIESVCLDLDPKFNLLDGAKPVVSEAIRNRYAPKKAFEAIQLEGDRYLEIFRNFPAGVNDVIETIRGYRFEKLQESTYKMKRYRLLDRLTRNLFLAVVALVSTYLIILGETNTMLLGTIGFLASLFLSVLMFQK; from the coding sequence ATGTTCAAGAAAGCACGCAGATATTTTACAATTGTCCGTGTATTCATCAAATATAACCTGTTTTTCCTGCTTTACAAGGATATAAAAAGTAATTATATATCTAACAGTAAATGCACCTGTAGCCTTGATATTGAAAATCGTGGAGGTGCAGCAAAGCTTCGTGATGCTTTTGAGGAGCTGGGACCAAGTTTCATAAAACTCGGCCAGATGCTTAGCAGGCGGCCAGATCTTGTTCCAAGGACATATGTAATTGAACTGCAAAAGCTGCAGGACAAAGTGAAGCCACTTGATTTCAACCGGATGAGACCTTCTTTTGAAACCGGGTGCGTATGCAATGCTCTTGGCAAGACGGGGGAACATACGGGTGTTAATTATGGAGTTCAGGACATACTTGAGGTATTTGAAGAATTTGACACTCAACCCATTGCAAGCGCCTCCATCGGACAGGTGTACAAAGGTGTATTGGACGGGAAGAAAATAGCTGTGAAAATATCCCGTCCCGGCCTCATTGACATCATAAACCTTGACCTTGCCATCATCGATGACATGAAGCCCCTGATAGTAAAGATCGCTGGCCTCGGAAATAATTTTGATGTGGATGCGTTCCTGAGGGAATTCAGGGAAGTGCTTACCAGTGAACTGGATTACAGGATAGAAGCCCGGAATATGATCCGGTTCTATGACAATTTCAAAGACGATGAGAATGTTTTGATCCCCGGGGTATATACCGATTACAGCCGGGAAAGTATCCTTGTAATGGATTTTGTAGAAGGTGTGCAGGTCAAGGACCTGGAAGATGTGGATCAGGCTACCAGGACGCACTATGCTAAGCTAATTGCTGCCAGTTATCTGAAACAGGTATATATCGATGGATTCTATCATGCCGATCCGCATGGCGGAAATATTCTCGTAAAGGACGGAAAAATAGCCTTCATCGATTTTGGTGCAGTGGGTAAGCTGGACAACGAGCTTAAGCGTGATATGCTTAACCTGTTCTACGGAGTATATGCCGAAAATGTGGAGATAGCTTCGGATGCGTTCCTGAAGATAGGGAAGCTGCGTAAAGAAGAAGTGGATATCGGCAGGTTCAGACGGGACATGGACGATCTGATAGCTGACCAGAAATATGGACTTGGAGAAAGGCAGAGCGATAATTATGCAAAGATCGCTCTGAAATATAACATGTCCCTGCCAAGTGAGTTCTCCACTCTGGAAAAAGCATTGCTGCTTATAGAATCTGTTTGTTTGGACCTTGATCCGAAATTTAATCTGCTGGACGGAGCAAAACCTGTTGTCTCCGAGGCCATAAGGAATCGGTATGCTCCGAAAAAGGCTTTTGAAGCCATTCAGCTTGAAGGGGACAGATATCTGGAGATCTTCAGGAACTTCCCTGCAGGTGTCAATGATGTCATTGAGACCATCCGGGGATACAGATTCGAAAAACTCCAGGAAAGCACATACAAGATGAAAAGATACCGGCTGCTTGACAGATTGACCAGGAACCTGTTCCTGGCAGTGGTAGCTCTGGTTTCGACCTACCTGATAATACTGGGAGAAACTAACACAATGCTCCTGGGAACGATAGGATTTTTGGCATCCCTTTTCTTAAGCGTGCTTATGTTCCAGAAATGA